One Streptomyces coeruleorubidus DNA segment encodes these proteins:
- a CDS encoding D-arabinono-1,4-lactone oxidase has protein sequence MSSTANGKNGTWRNWGGNISARPAREVTPASVDELAAAVRRAAEDGLKVKAVGSGHSFTSIAATDGVLIRPQLLTGIRDIDREAMTVTVEAGTPLKRLNVALAREGLSLTNMGDIMEQTVSGATSTGTHGTGRDSGSIAAQIKGLELVTADGSVLTCSEKGTAEEREVFAAARIGLGALGIVTAITFAVEPVFLLTAREEPMPFDRVLSDFEELWAENEHFEFYWFPHTGNTNTKRNNRSAGPEKPVPQLQSWFEDEFLSNGVFQVANWVGRAVPATIPAIAQISSKALSARTYTDIPYKVFTSPRRVRFVEMEYAVPRAAVVEVLRELRTMVDRSGLKVSFPVEVRTAPADDITLSTASGRDTAYIAVHMFQGTPYQRYFTAAERIFTAHEGRPHWGKVHTRDAEYFSRVYPRFAEFTALRDRLDPDRRFQNDYLRRVLGA, from the coding sequence TTGAGCAGCACAGCGAACGGAAAGAACGGCACGTGGCGTAACTGGGGCGGCAACATCTCCGCGCGGCCCGCGCGGGAGGTCACCCCGGCCTCCGTCGACGAGCTGGCCGCCGCCGTGCGGCGGGCCGCCGAGGACGGCCTGAAGGTGAAGGCCGTCGGCAGCGGGCACTCCTTCACGTCCATAGCCGCGACGGACGGTGTGTTGATCCGTCCTCAACTGTTGACCGGCATACGCGACATTGATCGCGAAGCCATGACCGTCACGGTGGAGGCCGGCACCCCGCTCAAGAGACTCAACGTGGCCCTGGCGCGCGAGGGACTGTCGCTGACGAACATGGGCGACATCATGGAGCAGACGGTCTCCGGAGCCACCAGTACCGGCACGCACGGCACGGGCCGTGACTCCGGCTCGATCGCCGCCCAGATCAAGGGTCTGGAACTGGTCACCGCCGACGGCTCGGTCCTCACCTGCTCCGAGAAGGGGACTGCCGAAGAACGCGAGGTCTTCGCGGCCGCCCGCATCGGCCTCGGCGCCCTGGGCATCGTCACCGCGATCACCTTCGCCGTGGAGCCCGTCTTCCTGCTCACGGCCCGCGAGGAGCCGATGCCGTTCGACAGGGTCCTCTCCGACTTCGAGGAACTCTGGGCCGAGAACGAGCACTTCGAGTTCTACTGGTTCCCGCACACCGGGAACACCAACACCAAGCGCAACAACCGCAGCGCGGGCCCGGAGAAGCCGGTGCCGCAGCTCCAGAGCTGGTTCGAGGACGAGTTCCTTTCCAACGGGGTCTTCCAGGTTGCCAACTGGGTCGGCCGCGCGGTGCCCGCCACGATCCCCGCGATCGCCCAGATCTCCAGCAAGGCGCTGTCCGCGCGGACCTACACCGACATCCCTTACAAGGTCTTCACGTCTCCGCGCCGGGTGCGCTTCGTGGAGATGGAGTACGCCGTTCCGCGCGCCGCCGTCGTCGAGGTGCTGCGCGAGTTGAGGACGATGGTCGACCGCTCCGGACTGAAGGTCAGCTTCCCCGTGGAGGTGCGCACCGCTCCGGCGGACGACATCACGCTGTCCACCGCCTCGGGCCGGGACACCGCGTACATCGCCGTCCACATGTTCCAGGGCACGCCCTACCAGCGGTACTTCACCGCGGCCGAACGGATCTTCACCGCCCACGAGGGCCGCCCGCACTGGGGCAAGGTGCACACCAGGGACGCCGAGTACTTCTCCCGGGTGTATCCGCGCTTCGCCGAGTTCACCGCACTGCGGGAC
- a CDS encoding MFS transporter, with protein sequence MPSPYRALFSAPGSKGFSAAGFLGRMPLSMMGIGVVTMVSQLTGRYGLAGALSATIALAAAVAGPQVSRLVDRYGQRRVLRPATLISLAAAAVLLFAAHYGWPDWVLFTACVGIGCVPSVGAMIRARWAALYRGTPQLHTAYSFESVVDEVCFIFGPIISIGLSTAWFPEAGPLLAACFLAVGVFWLTAQRATEPKPHPREHRGGGTALRSPGLQVLVATFVATGAIFGAVDVVTVAFADEQGHKAAASIVLALYAAGSCVAGMVFGLLHFAGAPERRWLLGVCAMAVSMIPLLLVGNLPFLAVALFVAGLAIAPTMITTMSLIEEHVPRAQLTEGMTWVSTGLAVGVALGSSAAGWVIDAAGARAGYGVPAVAGAVAVAVGFLGFRRLKRPATGRGGSVEQHSERKERHVA encoded by the coding sequence GTGCCCAGCCCCTACCGCGCCCTGTTCTCCGCTCCCGGCAGCAAGGGTTTCTCCGCCGCAGGCTTCCTCGGCCGTATGCCGCTGTCGATGATGGGCATCGGCGTGGTCACGATGGTCTCCCAGCTCACCGGGCGGTACGGCCTGGCCGGCGCCCTGTCGGCCACCATCGCGCTGGCGGCGGCGGTGGCCGGACCGCAGGTCTCGCGGCTGGTGGACCGGTACGGACAGCGGCGGGTGCTGCGGCCGGCGACGCTGATCTCGCTCGCCGCGGCGGCCGTCCTGCTGTTCGCGGCCCACTACGGGTGGCCGGACTGGGTGCTGTTCACGGCGTGCGTCGGCATCGGCTGCGTGCCGAGCGTGGGCGCGATGATCCGGGCCCGCTGGGCGGCCCTGTACCGGGGCACCCCGCAGCTGCACACCGCGTACTCCTTCGAGTCCGTGGTGGACGAGGTGTGCTTCATCTTCGGGCCGATCATCTCCATCGGCCTGTCCACGGCGTGGTTCCCGGAGGCCGGTCCGCTGCTCGCCGCCTGCTTCCTGGCCGTCGGCGTCTTCTGGCTGACCGCGCAGCGCGCCACCGAGCCGAAGCCGCACCCGCGCGAGCACCGCGGTGGGGGCACGGCCCTGCGCTCGCCGGGCCTTCAGGTCCTGGTGGCCACCTTCGTGGCGACCGGGGCGATCTTCGGGGCGGTCGACGTGGTCACCGTGGCCTTCGCCGACGAGCAGGGGCACAAGGCCGCCGCGAGTATCGTCCTCGCTCTGTACGCGGCCGGTTCCTGCGTGGCGGGCATGGTCTTCGGACTGTTGCACTTCGCCGGGGCGCCGGAACGCCGGTGGCTGCTGGGCGTGTGCGCCATGGCCGTGAGTATGATCCCCCTCCTACTGGTCGGAAACTTGCCGTTTCTGGCCGTGGCGCTGTTCGTTGCGGGTCTGGCCATCGCTCCGACGATGATCACGACCATGTCCCTCATCGAAGAGCACGTACCACGCGCGCAGCTCACCGAGGGCATGACCTGGGTGAGCACCGGGCTCGCGGTGGGGGTCGCGCTCGGCTCCTCCGCGGCCGGCTGGGTGATCGACGCGGCCGGGGCGCGTGCCGGGTACGGGGTTCCGGCGGTGGCCGGGGCCGTCGCGGTCGCGGTGGGTTTCCTCGGATTCCGTCGGCTCAAGCGGCCGGCTACGGGTCGGGGAGGCTCCGTTGAGCAGCACAGCGAACGGAAAGAACGGCACGTGGCGTAA